One Sphingobacteruim zhuxiongii DNA window includes the following coding sequences:
- a CDS encoding ATP-dependent DNA ligase, with amino-acid sequence MKAFAQLISSLDSSNKTTLKMEAILQFLDIADNSDKLWFLSLFTGKRPKRQVSTTLMREWVKQLVDIPDWLFLESYSAVGDLAETISLLLPNPEGYIDFSLSEWMDQIINLSGKTEEEKKTLVINAWNNLPHQERFIFNKLLGGSFRIGVSAKSLINAIAQHSQLEPAAVAHSIMGEWRIEEIEFDKLINGEYVDTHLSKPYPFCLAYPIENLDKQIERPIEWQAEFKWDGIRGQIIKRSNEVFIWSRGEELVSEQFPELVEEIKNWHGDFVLDGEILAFRDHEVLNFTFLQKRLNRKKISDKLKKEIPVTMILYDLLEIEGEDCRSKPLHIRRSELEALFHRHPDTNLQLSASIDFTSLEELAVRRASSRLNNSEGLMLKHKDSIYHAGRKRGDWWKWKVDPLTIDAVLIYAQKGSGRRSGYYTDYTFAVRDGDNLVSIAKAYSGLTDKEIQEVTRFVNKNAIEKFGPVRTVKPELVFEIAFEGIGWSSRHKSGIALRFPRILRWRQDKTVADIDDLEEVKKLIQ; translated from the coding sequence ATGAAGGCATTTGCACAGTTGATCAGTAGCTTAGACAGTAGCAATAAAACCACATTGAAAATGGAGGCAATCCTTCAGTTTTTAGATATTGCTGATAACAGTGATAAATTGTGGTTTCTCAGTTTATTCACTGGAAAGCGACCTAAGCGTCAGGTGAGTACAACGTTAATGCGTGAATGGGTGAAGCAATTGGTTGATATCCCGGATTGGCTATTTTTAGAATCTTATTCCGCAGTGGGGGATCTTGCGGAAACAATCTCGCTATTATTACCTAATCCAGAAGGCTATATTGATTTCTCCCTCTCCGAATGGATGGATCAAATCATTAATCTTTCGGGAAAAACGGAAGAGGAAAAGAAAACTCTCGTTATCAACGCATGGAATAATCTTCCCCATCAGGAGCGATTTATTTTCAATAAACTGCTCGGCGGGAGCTTTCGAATCGGTGTCTCAGCGAAAAGCCTAATCAACGCAATAGCTCAACATAGCCAATTAGAGCCCGCTGCAGTAGCGCATAGTATTATGGGCGAGTGGCGAATAGAAGAAATTGAATTCGATAAATTGATTAATGGGGAATATGTAGATACCCATTTGTCTAAACCTTATCCTTTTTGTTTAGCGTATCCAATCGAAAACCTCGATAAGCAAATTGAACGTCCAATAGAATGGCAGGCAGAATTCAAATGGGATGGAATCCGTGGTCAGATAATCAAGAGATCCAATGAAGTTTTTATCTGGTCTCGAGGGGAAGAATTGGTCAGCGAGCAATTTCCAGAATTAGTCGAGGAAATCAAAAATTGGCACGGTGATTTTGTGCTTGATGGCGAAATATTAGCATTTCGCGACCATGAGGTTCTTAATTTTACATTCCTACAGAAGCGCCTGAATCGAAAGAAAATAAGCGATAAATTAAAAAAAGAGATCCCAGTGACAATGATTTTATATGATCTTTTGGAAATAGAAGGCGAAGATTGTCGGAGTAAACCATTGCATATTCGACGTAGTGAGTTAGAAGCGCTCTTTCATCGACATCCGGATACGAATCTTCAGCTATCTGCGAGCATAGATTTTACCAGTTTGGAAGAGTTGGCAGTACGAAGAGCCTCTTCTCGTTTGAATAACAGTGAGGGATTGATGCTCAAACATAAAGACTCTATCTATCATGCTGGTCGAAAACGGGGGGATTGGTGGAAATGGAAAGTTGATCCCTTAACAATCGATGCTGTATTGATTTACGCGCAGAAAGGTAGCGGTAGGCGCAGTGGATACTATACCGACTATACGTTTGCTGTTAGAGATGGGGATAACTTGGTGAGCATCGCAAAGGCATATTCTGGCCTTACTGATAAAGAGATCCAAGAAGTGACTCGTTTTGTTAACAAGAATGCGATAGAGAAATTCGGTCCTGTTCGTACTGTAAAGCCAGAGTTAGTCTTTGAAATAGCATTCGAGGGGATTGGATGGAGTAGTCGACATAAATCCGGTATCGCTTTACGCTTTCCTAGAATCTTACGTTGGCGTCAAGATAAAACGGTAGCAGATATCGACGATTTAGAGGAGGTGAAGAAACTCATTCAATAA
- a CDS encoding putative DNA modification/repair radical SAM protein, which translates to MITAEEKLAILADAAKYDVSCSSSGGKRKNEGGIGDSSRSGICHTYTEDGRCVSLLKILLTNYCIYDCAFCVSRRSNDIQRAAFSVNEVVELTMNFYRRNYIEGLFLSSGIFKSADFTMERLMRIVKKLRTEERFFGYIHLKTIPGASEELIKEAGLYVDRMSINLEIPTEEGLKQLAPEKDHDSVRKPLQFVDSQKIMLAEEKKLIKHVPSFVPAGQSTQMVVGATSETDYDIMKISKEFYDSYNLKRVYYSGYIPINNSHNSLPQIGSAPPLLRENRLYQTDWLLRFYKFDLNELLNPEHQHLDLDVDPKLSWALRNPHFFPIDINSASYSMILRVPGIGRGSALKIVQARKFGKLHEHQLKKIGIAFNRAKFFIRYADSIRNWGDLQMDAVRRTILNNGSSKYQAILPSAQLSLFA; encoded by the coding sequence ATGATTACAGCAGAGGAAAAACTAGCAATATTAGCAGACGCAGCGAAGTATGACGTTAGTTGTAGTTCGAGTGGCGGCAAGCGAAAAAATGAAGGAGGTATTGGTGATTCGTCTAGATCAGGAATCTGTCATACCTATACAGAAGACGGTCGCTGTGTATCCTTATTAAAGATTTTACTCACCAACTATTGTATCTATGACTGCGCGTTTTGTGTTAGTCGTCGTAGCAATGATATACAGCGTGCTGCATTCTCGGTCAATGAAGTGGTGGAGCTGACTATGAACTTCTACCGACGTAATTATATCGAAGGTTTATTCTTGAGTTCGGGCATATTTAAATCAGCCGACTTTACAATGGAGCGTTTGATGCGAATTGTAAAAAAATTGAGAACAGAAGAACGCTTCTTTGGCTATATTCATTTAAAAACTATTCCCGGGGCAAGTGAAGAGTTGATCAAAGAGGCGGGCTTATATGTTGATCGAATGAGTATCAACTTGGAAATCCCTACCGAAGAGGGTTTAAAACAACTGGCTCCTGAAAAGGATCATGATTCCGTTCGCAAGCCCCTTCAATTTGTGGATAGTCAAAAAATAATGCTCGCTGAGGAGAAGAAATTAATTAAACATGTGCCGAGCTTTGTTCCTGCTGGGCAAAGTACGCAAATGGTTGTTGGTGCTACTTCGGAGACAGACTACGACATCATGAAGATTTCTAAAGAGTTTTACGATTCCTATAATCTCAAGCGTGTATACTATTCGGGGTATATTCCCATTAACAATAGCCACAATAGTCTCCCCCAGATAGGCTCCGCTCCCCCTCTATTACGTGAAAACAGGTTGTATCAAACAGATTGGTTATTGCGCTTTTATAAATTCGATTTGAATGAATTACTCAATCCTGAACATCAACATTTAGACCTGGACGTCGACCCCAAATTAAGTTGGGCTTTACGCAATCCCCATTTTTTTCCTATCGATATTAATTCGGCCAGTTATTCGATGATTCTAAGGGTACCAGGGATTGGAAGAGGTTCGGCTTTAAAAATTGTACAAGCAAGGAAATTTGGAAAGCTTCACGAGCACCAATTAAAAAAAATTGGAATTGCATTCAATAGGGCAAAGTTCTTCATTCGCTACGCAGATTCGATTAGAAATTGGGGAGATTTGCAAATGGATGCCGTGAGAAGAACAATATTAAACAACGGTTCAAGTAAGTATCAAGCTATCTTGCCCTCAGCACAATTGTCCTTATTTGCATGA
- a CDS encoding pyridoxamine 5'-phosphate oxidase family protein: MSTENLTNQEAIEKLRKMVDKIDIGMLCSFKKDEKRPHAVPMSRQEVDEEGNIWYLFSKASETFENLQKDQQVTLIYSQPKDYEFITINGNAEISRDEARIEKYWNKMMEGWFEKGKEDPNIQVLKIVPSDAYYWDSESNKLVTLMKVAANAITGNNFEVGRDGKLSL; encoded by the coding sequence ATGAGCACGGAAAATTTGACTAATCAAGAGGCCATCGAAAAATTAAGAAAGATGGTCGATAAGATCGATATCGGCATGCTTTGTTCTTTCAAGAAAGATGAAAAGCGACCACACGCAGTTCCTATGAGTCGTCAAGAGGTGGACGAAGAAGGCAATATTTGGTATTTATTCTCCAAAGCCAGCGAGACCTTTGAAAACTTGCAAAAAGACCAACAAGTTACATTAATCTATTCGCAGCCGAAGGATTACGAATTTATAACGATCAATGGAAATGCAGAAATATCGCGAGATGAAGCGCGCATAGAAAAGTATTGGAATAAAATGATGGAAGGCTGGTTTGAAAAAGGTAAAGAAGATCCGAATATTCAAGTCTTAAAAATCGTTCCTAGTGACGCTTACTATTGGGATTCTGAATCAAATAAACTTGTTACGCTGATGAAAGTAGCGGCAAATGCAATTACTGGAAATAACTTCGAAGTCGGAAGAGACGGGAAGCTCAGCCTCTAA
- a CDS encoding YaiO family outer membrane beta-barrel protein: protein MKSTLIGLVSLFLLCALNSTKLYAQDGTLSSDELFLRARTEAFDHKDYPAAVQLAKKALQKSPDYTDIQVFLGRLYTWMDHPDSARVVFKTLEQKKSDNEDFHLAYASMEYWEDQNEESLRILNQGLASHPKSKDLGLLKAKVLNASNKYAEANQQLNVLLEDDPKNTEARELANSIREQVAGNEIGLTYNWMHFDKQFADDWHIMSVSYKRRTPIGSVIFKTNFANKFGSNGTQFELEAYPRLSKTFYMYLGTGYSNSSGLFPKFRTGASLYANLPASFEAEIGYRQLKFSENVWMYTASVGKYYKNLWFNLRTYLTPGEDNISHSYAGTVRYYTKGADDYFGLIVGTGISPEENRENLLIGNTYKLKTFKSGLEYNLSVKEKNLFSISGTYYNVEYQPEVKDNQIDITVGYRRRF, encoded by the coding sequence ATGAAATCAACACTAATAGGGCTTGTTAGCCTATTCTTGCTATGTGCCTTAAATTCAACGAAGTTATATGCACAAGATGGGACGCTTAGTTCAGATGAGCTATTTCTTCGTGCACGCACAGAAGCATTCGATCATAAAGACTATCCAGCTGCCGTTCAGTTAGCAAAGAAAGCACTTCAAAAAAGCCCCGATTATACCGATATTCAAGTTTTCTTAGGCAGGTTATATACCTGGATGGATCATCCGGACTCTGCTAGAGTCGTCTTCAAAACACTGGAACAGAAAAAATCCGACAATGAGGATTTCCACCTTGCCTATGCATCGATGGAATATTGGGAAGATCAAAACGAAGAATCGCTAAGAATCTTAAATCAAGGACTGGCTTCACATCCCAAATCAAAGGACTTAGGATTGCTGAAAGCTAAAGTGTTGAACGCTTCAAATAAATATGCTGAGGCAAATCAACAATTAAATGTACTTCTTGAAGACGACCCTAAAAATACAGAAGCGCGCGAACTAGCAAATTCTATTCGCGAACAGGTCGCTGGGAATGAGATTGGTTTAACCTACAACTGGATGCATTTTGACAAGCAATTTGCGGATGATTGGCATATAATGAGTGTCAGTTACAAGCGTCGTACTCCTATTGGCTCAGTAATTTTTAAAACGAACTTCGCGAATAAGTTCGGTAGCAATGGTACCCAATTTGAATTGGAAGCTTACCCTCGACTTTCTAAAACGTTCTATATGTATCTAGGAACGGGCTATTCAAACAGCTCTGGTCTGTTTCCAAAATTCAGAACAGGCGCTTCGCTTTATGCCAACCTTCCGGCAAGTTTTGAAGCTGAAATTGGATATCGACAACTGAAATTCTCTGAAAATGTATGGATGTATACTGCTTCGGTTGGTAAGTACTACAAGAATTTATGGTTTAACTTACGTACCTACTTAACTCCTGGAGAAGATAATATCTCTCATTCTTACGCAGGAACTGTTCGCTATTATACCAAAGGTGCCGATGATTACTTTGGACTAATCGTAGGGACAGGCATTAGCCCTGAAGAGAATCGCGAGAACCTACTTATTGGCAATACTTATAAATTGAAAACATTTAAATCAGGTCTAGAATATAATCTTTCTGTCAAAGAGAAAAACCTATTTTCTATTTCTGGAACGTATTACAATGTAGAATATCAACCGGAGGTCAAAGACAATCAAATTGATATTACAGTAGGTTACAGACGACGATTCTAA
- a CDS encoding TIGR03915 family putative DNA repair protein, producing the protein MIYYLFDGSYYGYLTAFFQLFKDKNFDAEPSTLEKMNSNLFAQQITVDSDAEKAKRIITGLELHIGTASTYDFYKNFLSEDPIAWRVGFKLMLFIFKDNKIVLKNYAHPDSLYFSQTVKKMGRESHRMKAFIRFSKSEDELYSAVIEPDFNVLPLIISFFKRRFTDQRWLIYDLKRDYGYLYDLNQVQEVTMAKSNSTHSELALSIQLDKQELHYQKLWKAYFRATNIVARKNMKLHLQHVPKRYWKYLVEKQG; encoded by the coding sequence ATGATCTATTATCTATTTGACGGCAGCTATTATGGGTATCTAACGGCTTTTTTTCAGCTATTCAAAGATAAAAACTTCGATGCAGAGCCGTCTACGCTAGAAAAGATGAACTCAAATCTATTTGCACAGCAAATAACAGTTGATTCAGATGCCGAAAAAGCAAAACGTATCATAACAGGGCTCGAACTGCATATAGGGACTGCTTCCACTTACGATTTTTACAAGAATTTTCTCTCAGAAGATCCAATCGCCTGGCGCGTGGGATTTAAATTAATGCTCTTCATATTCAAAGACAACAAGATTGTCTTGAAGAATTATGCCCATCCCGATAGTTTGTATTTTTCTCAAACGGTAAAAAAAATGGGAAGAGAAAGCCATCGTATGAAAGCATTTATCCGATTTAGTAAATCAGAGGACGAGCTGTATTCTGCAGTTATTGAACCCGATTTCAATGTTTTACCCCTGATTATCTCCTTCTTTAAGCGACGCTTTACGGATCAACGGTGGCTTATTTATGATTTAAAAAGGGATTACGGTTATTTATACGATTTAAATCAGGTGCAGGAAGTTACTATGGCAAAAAGCAACTCGACACACTCTGAATTAGCGCTTAGTATCCAACTTGACAAACAGGAACTGCACTATCAAAAACTATGGAAAGCCTATTTTAGGGCTACCAATATTGTTGCTCGCAAAAACATGAAACTTCATTTACAACATGTGCCTAAACGATACTGGAAATATTTAGTGGAAAAACAAGGTTAA
- a CDS encoding lipocalin family protein, protein MNYKTYIKIAIGSALLIAPFIINACKTVKVPPGVSVVDNFEIKSYAGKWYEIARFDFKHEKDLNQVTAEYSLNDDGSIKVLNKGFDTKKNEWKESEGKANFIGDQNKGALKVSFFGPFYSGYNVVSMDPAYENVLVFGESTDYIWFLSRNKSMPEKVKEKFIRIAIEAGYDMSRLVWTEQK, encoded by the coding sequence ATGAACTACAAAACCTATATCAAAATAGCTATCGGATCAGCCTTACTGATTGCACCTTTCATTATCAATGCATGTAAAACAGTGAAGGTGCCTCCAGGCGTCAGTGTTGTTGACAACTTTGAGATAAAGTCTTACGCGGGTAAATGGTATGAAATAGCACGCTTTGATTTCAAGCATGAAAAGGATTTAAACCAAGTAACGGCAGAATATTCTCTAAATGACGATGGCTCAATCAAAGTATTAAACAAAGGCTTTGACACAAAAAAGAACGAATGGAAAGAATCAGAAGGTAAAGCGAACTTCATCGGTGACCAAAATAAAGGCGCCTTGAAAGTATCGTTCTTTGGACCTTTTTATTCGGGTTATAATGTCGTTTCAATGGATCCAGCATATGAAAACGTTTTGGTATTCGGGGAAAGCACCGATTACATTTGGTTTCTATCGAGAAACAAATCTATGCCGGAGAAGGTCAAAGAGAAATTTATTCGAATCGCAATTGAGGCTGGATACGATATGAGTCGATTAGTATGGACTGAACAAAAGTAA
- a CDS encoding ligase-associated DNA damage response exonuclease — protein MQILEFRPQGIYCKPGKFYIDPWLPVDKALITHGHADHARMGMKSYLCQRYTTPILRIRLGEGIQVQDLDYNEPLNINGVTVSFHPAGHIIGSAQIRIEYKGKVVVVSGDYKLQNDGMSTPFELVRCHEFITESTFGLPIYQWEPVEQLNKQMQDWILRNQSYGKTSVFIGYSLGKAQRIMKAVEGIADIFVHGSINRLNQAYESVGIQLPTYRSVDLREDLKAINQAVVILPPSLVGTNIIKRIPNMAYAICSGWMAVRGARRWRSADAGFAVSDHADWNDLIEVTRGTGAEKVYVTHGQTAVFSKFLNEHGILSEEIKTDFGVEKEEALMKEDETA, from the coding sequence ATGCAAATCCTCGAATTTCGACCTCAGGGTATATATTGTAAACCTGGGAAATTCTATATAGATCCTTGGTTGCCGGTTGATAAGGCCCTTATTACTCATGGGCATGCAGATCATGCACGGATGGGGATGAAGAGTTATCTCTGCCAGCGATATACAACCCCGATCTTGCGAATTCGACTTGGCGAAGGGATACAGGTACAAGATCTTGATTATAACGAACCTTTAAACATTAATGGAGTTACTGTTTCATTTCATCCTGCAGGGCATATTATTGGTTCTGCACAAATAAGAATAGAATATAAGGGAAAGGTAGTCGTTGTGTCAGGAGATTATAAACTTCAGAACGACGGAATGAGTACTCCGTTTGAGCTCGTCCGATGTCATGAGTTCATTACCGAGAGTACTTTCGGTTTGCCCATATATCAATGGGAGCCTGTCGAACAATTGAATAAGCAGATGCAAGATTGGATTCTCCGCAATCAGTCCTACGGAAAAACTTCAGTATTCATTGGCTACTCGTTAGGTAAGGCGCAGCGTATTATGAAAGCTGTGGAGGGAATTGCGGACATCTTCGTACATGGTTCGATCAATCGTTTAAACCAAGCCTATGAAAGTGTTGGTATTCAATTGCCAACATATCGTTCGGTCGATTTGAGAGAAGACTTAAAAGCAATCAATCAAGCTGTTGTTATTTTACCGCCTTCATTGGTTGGGACGAATATTATTAAACGTATTCCCAATATGGCTTATGCGATATGTTCTGGTTGGATGGCTGTTCGAGGAGCACGTCGCTGGCGGAGTGCCGACGCTGGTTTCGCAGTCAGTGATCATGCGGACTGGAATGATTTGATTGAGGTTACGCGCGGGACAGGTGCTGAGAAAGTTTATGTGACGCATGGACAGACAGCTGTATTTAGCAAATTTCTTAATGAGCATGGAATTCTTTCCGAAGAAATAAAAACAGATTTCGGCGTTGAGAAGGAAGAAGCATTGATGAAGGAGGACGAGACAGCATGA
- a CDS encoding SusC/RagA family TonB-linked outer membrane protein — translation MKKEYKSIKVLCMSLCLVVLVQLRAMAQEITGKVIDKNDGTALSDVTIRDNQVVVKSSADGTFRIASKLGAKLELSLLGYNKQVYILNSQSNVVIAMERSEDQIEEVVVTALGIKRETKKLSYATQQVSAESINGIKDNSGNFVSALTGKVAGAVVSTTSGGPGSSARIVLRGNKSITGNNNALMVVDGIVFDNTSVQQSAAPFSNVYSSSDGGANINPEDIESINVLKGPSAAALYGSRAVNGAIIITTKQGTAGRWKLDLNSNHSFENVSYLPELQNTYGRGNGGKLGTNAVDSWGEKGTTYTDNVKNFFRTAYTTNNSVSVSGGGEKVTSYFSVGNNRIGGVIPENYLGRNNVDLRINTELVKGLKTDLKLSYINQNIHNKQRMSANGLMAQVLTMPRDMDDEELNDFETINPSTGLPESKFWSTNVNNDNPYWSIYRNSVNEKRDRIMGMGSISYQFTPWLNFMTRMSFDRYNEKTDGSFYNSTKSNGNVLPGGQYYLTRSEYSNRNLDLLLTGGTKFVDDQFELNYVVGSSFFTREYNTGTDMANGLTVPNNFSLAFAATPTFQGFSAYKRHLNSIFGSINVGMWESLYLDVTARNDWSSTLPAPHSYFYPSVGLSFVMNNWMNLPEWINLAKVRGSYTMVGNDAEPNLLNQTYTYAAGSGKGFITRNPTKSIKDLKPEKTTSYEAGFDVQMFGNRLGINGTYYKSNSINQLIYLAATTSTGFDSQYINAGDVENEGFELQIQGKPVRNDNFVWESSLNFARNISRINELTDQISSVNISSSIAYATVVISKGGGYGDLYGAKWKTDPNSGKYIVNALGMPVVETGKKVGNYNPSATLGWNNTFKYKNWGFNINIDGRIGGEMVSGSAALMADYGVAEFTNAHRDGGWVIDAVDEAGNANTKAITSEGFWTTVGAGGIYPYTQFFTFDMTNFRIRNLGVSYTLPSKLLPFVRSAQFNASVNNVLFLYKGKSIQDIPGLGKIKNPVDPEASIGAGNFQGVEAAALPLSRTISMGVKLSF, via the coding sequence ATGAAAAAAGAGTACAAAAGTATTAAAGTGCTATGTATGTCGCTCTGTTTAGTCGTCCTCGTCCAACTCCGGGCGATGGCTCAAGAGATCACAGGAAAGGTCATCGATAAAAATGACGGCACTGCCTTGTCGGATGTTACTATCCGAGATAATCAGGTGGTTGTTAAGTCAAGTGCCGACGGTACATTTCGAATTGCATCGAAACTAGGTGCAAAACTAGAGCTGAGTTTACTCGGCTACAATAAGCAAGTTTACATATTGAACAGTCAGAGCAATGTTGTCATTGCGATGGAACGCTCGGAGGATCAGATTGAAGAGGTTGTCGTAACGGCTTTAGGGATCAAACGAGAGACTAAGAAGTTAAGTTATGCGACACAGCAAGTATCTGCAGAATCAATTAACGGTATCAAAGATAACAGCGGAAACTTTGTAAGTGCATTGACAGGGAAAGTTGCCGGCGCTGTCGTTTCGACAACGTCAGGTGGACCTGGTTCTTCAGCACGTATTGTTTTACGTGGTAATAAATCCATCACAGGTAATAACAACGCGTTGATGGTTGTCGATGGGATTGTTTTTGATAATACCTCCGTTCAACAATCGGCAGCACCGTTTTCTAACGTGTATTCGAGCAGTGATGGTGGGGCTAATATCAATCCTGAAGACATTGAAAGCATTAACGTTTTGAAAGGACCTTCGGCAGCTGCATTGTATGGTAGCCGCGCTGTGAATGGTGCTATTATTATCACAACAAAACAAGGTACTGCGGGTCGTTGGAAGCTGGATTTGAACAGTAATCATAGCTTTGAAAACGTTTCCTATTTACCTGAACTACAAAACACGTATGGACGTGGAAACGGCGGAAAGCTAGGCACAAATGCAGTGGATAGCTGGGGTGAAAAAGGTACTACTTATACCGATAATGTAAAGAATTTCTTTCGCACAGCATATACCACTAACAATTCCGTTAGTGTATCAGGCGGCGGTGAAAAAGTAACTTCCTATTTCTCTGTAGGGAATAATCGTATCGGGGGTGTGATTCCGGAAAACTATCTAGGACGTAATAATGTCGATTTAAGAATTAATACAGAATTAGTTAAGGGTTTAAAAACCGATTTGAAATTAAGCTATATCAATCAAAACATTCATAACAAGCAACGCATGTCGGCCAACGGATTAATGGCGCAGGTGTTGACGATGCCTCGTGATATGGATGATGAAGAGTTAAATGATTTCGAGACTATCAATCCTTCGACAGGATTGCCAGAAAGTAAGTTTTGGAGTACCAACGTGAATAATGATAACCCATATTGGAGTATTTATCGGAATTCGGTAAACGAGAAAAGAGATAGAATAATGGGGATGGGTTCTATTTCCTATCAATTCACACCATGGTTGAACTTTATGACTCGTATGAGCTTTGACCGTTATAATGAAAAAACAGACGGTTCATTCTACAACAGTACAAAATCCAACGGAAATGTTTTACCTGGAGGGCAATATTACCTTACACGTTCTGAGTACAGCAATAGAAACTTAGATTTATTATTGACAGGAGGAACGAAGTTTGTTGACGATCAATTTGAATTGAACTATGTTGTAGGATCTAGTTTTTTTACTCGTGAGTACAATACAGGAACGGATATGGCGAACGGATTAACAGTTCCAAATAACTTCTCTTTAGCATTTGCAGCAACACCAACATTCCAAGGCTTCTCGGCTTACAAACGTCATTTGAATTCTATTTTTGGAAGTATCAACGTCGGGATGTGGGAAAGTTTGTATTTAGATGTGACTGCTAGAAATGACTGGTCATCGACGCTTCCTGCTCCACACAGCTATTTCTATCCTTCAGTAGGTCTTTCATTCGTGATGAATAACTGGATGAATCTTCCTGAATGGATTAATTTGGCAAAAGTTCGCGGATCTTATACGATGGTTGGTAATGATGCCGAACCGAATTTATTAAATCAAACATATACTTATGCTGCCGGTTCAGGTAAAGGTTTTATAACGCGTAATCCAACGAAAAGCATTAAAGATTTGAAACCAGAAAAGACAACATCTTATGAAGCTGGTTTCGACGTTCAAATGTTTGGCAATCGTTTAGGTATTAATGGTACTTATTATAAGAGTAACTCTATTAATCAGTTGATCTATTTGGCAGCAACAACCTCTACAGGTTTTGATTCACAATACATCAATGCTGGGGATGTCGAGAATGAAGGGTTTGAATTGCAAATTCAAGGGAAACCAGTTCGCAACGATAATTTTGTTTGGGAATCATCTTTAAATTTTGCTAGAAATATCAGCCGCATCAATGAGTTGACCGATCAAATTTCTTCTGTAAACATAAGCTCGAGTATTGCTTACGCCACAGTAGTTATTTCTAAAGGAGGTGGATATGGTGATTTATACGGCGCAAAATGGAAAACAGATCCAAACTCTGGAAAATATATCGTGAACGCATTAGGTATGCCGGTAGTTGAAACAGGAAAGAAAGTAGGTAACTATAATCCATCGGCAACTTTAGGATGGAACAACACATTCAAATACAAAAACTGGGGCTTCAATATTAATATTGATGGTCGTATTGGTGGAGAGATGGTATCCGGATCAGCGGCATTAATGGCTGATTACGGTGTTGCTGAGTTTACCAATGCACATCGCGATGGGGGTTGGGTAATTGACGCTGTCGATGAAGCAGGAAACGCAAATACAAAAGCGATAACTTCAGAAGGATTCTGGACTACAGTTGGTGCTGGCGGAATCTACCCGTATACGCAGTTCTTTACTTTCGATATGACGAACTTCCGTATCCGTAATCTAGGTGTTTCCTACACGTTGCCTAGCAAGCTATTGCCATTTGTACGTTCTGCGCAATTTAATGCATCCGTTAACAACGTCTTGTTTTTATACAAAGGAAAGTCAATCCAAGATATTCCAGGGCTTGGGAAGATTAAAAACCCTGTAGATCCTGAAGCATCTATCGGCGCAGGAAATTTCCAAGGGGTTGAAGCAGCAGCTTTACCTTTAAGCCGAACAATCAGTATGGGTGTTAAACTATCTTTTTAA